Proteins encoded within one genomic window of Ovis aries strain OAR_USU_Benz2616 breed Rambouillet chromosome 1, ARS-UI_Ramb_v3.0, whole genome shotgun sequence:
- the PPOX gene encoding protoporphyrinogen oxidase isoform X1, with product MGRTVVVLGGGISGLAASYYLSRAPCPPKVVLVEGSERLGGWIRSVRGPDGAIFELGPRGIRPAGALGARTLLLISELGLDSEVLPVRGDHPAAQNRFLYVGGALHALPSGIRGLLRPSPPFSKPLFWAGLRDLTTPRGKDPDETVHSFAQRRLGPEVASLAMDSLCRGVFAGNSRELSIRSCFPSLFQAEQTHRSILLGLLLGAGRGPQLDSALIRQARAERWSQWSLRGGLETLPQALNAHLTSRGVSVLQGQPVCGLSLQAEGRWKVSLEDSSLEADHIISAIPASVLSKLLPAEAAPLARALSTITAVSVAVVNLQYRGARLPVQGFGHLVPSSEDPVILGIVYDSVAFPEQDGSLPGLRLTVMLGGSWLQTLEARGCVLSQELLQQEAEKAAATQLGLNEPPSHCLVHLHKNSIPQYTLGHWQKLESAAQFLAAQKLPLTLAGASYEGVAVNDCIESGRQAAARVLGTEPNS from the exons ATGGGCCGGACGGTGGTCGTGCTGGGCGGAGGGATCAGCGGCTTGGCCGCCAGTTACTACCTGAGCCGGGCCCCCTGTCCCCCCAAG GTGGTCTTGGTGGAGGGCAGCGAGCGCCTGGGAGGCTGGATCCGCTCAGTACGCGGGCCAGATGGTGCTATTTTTGAACTTGGACCTCGAGGAATTCGGCCGGCAGGAGCCCTGGGAGCCCGGACCCTGCTCCTG ATTTCTGAGCTTGGCTTGGACTCAGAAGTGTTGCCTGTCCGGGGAGACCATCCAGCTGCCCAGAACAGGTTCCTGTATGTAGGTGGTGCTCTGCATGCCTTGCCCTCTGGCATCAG GGGGCTCCTCCGCCCTTCACCTCCCTTCTCCAAGCCTCTGTTCTGGGCTGGGCTGAGGGATTTGACCACCCCTcgtggcaaagaccctgatgagaCTGTGCATAGTTTTGCCCAGCGCCGCCTTGGTCCTGAG GTGGCGTCTCTAGCCATGGACAGTCTCTGCCGTGGAGTGTTTGCAGGCAACAGCCGTGAGCTCAGCATCAGGTCCTGCTTTCCTAGTCTCTTCCAAGCTGAGCAAACCCACCGTTCCATATTACTGGGGCTGCTGCTGGGGGCAG GCCGGGGCCCACAGCTGGACTCAGCACTTATTCGCCAAGCTCGGGCTGAGCGCTGGAGCCAGTGGTCACTCCGTGGAGGGCTGGAGACATTGCCCCAGGCCCTCAACGCCCACCTGACTAGTAGGGGTGTCAGTGTTCTCCAAGGCCAGCCAGTCTGTGGGCTCAGTCTCCAGGCAGAAGGGCGCTGGAAG GTGTCTCTAGAGGACAGCAGCCTGGAGGCTGACCACATTATTAGTGCCATTCCAGCTTCAG TGCTCAGCAAGCTGCTCCCTGCTGAGGCTGCACCTCTGGCCCGTGCCCTGAGCACCATCACTGCTGTGTCTGTGGCTGTGGTGAATCTGCAGTACCGAGGAGCTCGTCTGCCTGTCCAG GGATTTGGACATTTGGTGCCTTCCTCAGAAGATCCAGTTATCCTGGGAATTGTGTATGACTCCGTTGCTTTCCCTGAGCAGGATGGGAGCCTGCCTGGCCTCAGACTGACT GTGATGCTGGGAGGTTCCTGGTTACAGACACTAGAAGCCAGGGGCTGTGTCTTATCTCAGGAACTGCTCCAACAGGAGGCAGAGAAAGCTGCTGCCACTCAATTAGGACTGAATGAGCCACCAAGTCACTGCTTGGTCCATCTACACAAG AACTCTATCCCCCAGTATACATTAGGCCACTGGCAAAAATTGG aGTCAGCTGCCCAATTCCTGGCTGCTCAGAAGCTGCCTTTGACTCTGGCCGGGGCCTCCTATGAGGGGGTTGCTGTCAATGATTGTATAGAGAGTGGGCGTCAGGCAGCAGCCCGTGTCTTAGGCACAGAACCTAACAGTTGA
- the PPOX gene encoding protoporphyrinogen oxidase isoform X2, giving the protein MVLFLNLDLEEFGRQEPWEPGPCSWTCGEQISELGLDSEVLPVRGDHPAAQNRFLYVGGALHALPSGIRGLLRPSPPFSKPLFWAGLRDLTTPRGKDPDETVHSFAQRRLGPEVASLAMDSLCRGVFAGNSRELSIRSCFPSLFQAEQTHRSILLGLLLGAGRGPQLDSALIRQARAERWSQWSLRGGLETLPQALNAHLTSRGVSVLQGQPVCGLSLQAEGRWKVSLEDSSLEADHIISAIPASVLSKLLPAEAAPLARALSTITAVSVAVVNLQYRGARLPVQGFGHLVPSSEDPVILGIVYDSVAFPEQDGSLPGLRLTVMLGGSWLQTLEARGCVLSQELLQQEAEKAAATQLGLNEPPSHCLVHLHKNSIPQYTLGHWQKLESAAQFLAAQKLPLTLAGASYEGVAVNDCIESGRQAAARVLGTEPNS; this is encoded by the exons ATGGTGCTATTTTTGAACTTGGACCTCGAGGAATTCGGCCGGCAGGAGCCCTGGGAGCCCGGACCCTGCTCCTG GACGTGTGGAGAGCAGATTTCTGAGCTTGGCTTGGACTCAGAAGTGTTGCCTGTCCGGGGAGACCATCCAGCTGCCCAGAACAGGTTCCTGTATGTAGGTGGTGCTCTGCATGCCTTGCCCTCTGGCATCAG GGGGCTCCTCCGCCCTTCACCTCCCTTCTCCAAGCCTCTGTTCTGGGCTGGGCTGAGGGATTTGACCACCCCTcgtggcaaagaccctgatgagaCTGTGCATAGTTTTGCCCAGCGCCGCCTTGGTCCTGAG GTGGCGTCTCTAGCCATGGACAGTCTCTGCCGTGGAGTGTTTGCAGGCAACAGCCGTGAGCTCAGCATCAGGTCCTGCTTTCCTAGTCTCTTCCAAGCTGAGCAAACCCACCGTTCCATATTACTGGGGCTGCTGCTGGGGGCAG GCCGGGGCCCACAGCTGGACTCAGCACTTATTCGCCAAGCTCGGGCTGAGCGCTGGAGCCAGTGGTCACTCCGTGGAGGGCTGGAGACATTGCCCCAGGCCCTCAACGCCCACCTGACTAGTAGGGGTGTCAGTGTTCTCCAAGGCCAGCCAGTCTGTGGGCTCAGTCTCCAGGCAGAAGGGCGCTGGAAG GTGTCTCTAGAGGACAGCAGCCTGGAGGCTGACCACATTATTAGTGCCATTCCAGCTTCAG TGCTCAGCAAGCTGCTCCCTGCTGAGGCTGCACCTCTGGCCCGTGCCCTGAGCACCATCACTGCTGTGTCTGTGGCTGTGGTGAATCTGCAGTACCGAGGAGCTCGTCTGCCTGTCCAG GGATTTGGACATTTGGTGCCTTCCTCAGAAGATCCAGTTATCCTGGGAATTGTGTATGACTCCGTTGCTTTCCCTGAGCAGGATGGGAGCCTGCCTGGCCTCAGACTGACT GTGATGCTGGGAGGTTCCTGGTTACAGACACTAGAAGCCAGGGGCTGTGTCTTATCTCAGGAACTGCTCCAACAGGAGGCAGAGAAAGCTGCTGCCACTCAATTAGGACTGAATGAGCCACCAAGTCACTGCTTGGTCCATCTACACAAG AACTCTATCCCCCAGTATACATTAGGCCACTGGCAAAAATTGG aGTCAGCTGCCCAATTCCTGGCTGCTCAGAAGCTGCCTTTGACTCTGGCCGGGGCCTCCTATGAGGGGGTTGCTGTCAATGATTGTATAGAGAGTGGGCGTCAGGCAGCAGCCCGTGTCTTAGGCACAGAACCTAACAGTTGA
- the PPOX gene encoding protoporphyrinogen oxidase isoform X3, which produces MDSLCRGVFAGNSRELSIRSCFPSLFQAEQTHRSILLGLLLGAGRGPQLDSALIRQARAERWSQWSLRGGLETLPQALNAHLTSRGVSVLQGQPVCGLSLQAEGRWKVSLEDSSLEADHIISAIPASVLSKLLPAEAAPLARALSTITAVSVAVVNLQYRGARLPVQGFGHLVPSSEDPVILGIVYDSVAFPEQDGSLPGLRLTVMLGGSWLQTLEARGCVLSQELLQQEAEKAAATQLGLNEPPSHCLVHLHKNSIPQYTLGHWQKLESAAQFLAAQKLPLTLAGASYEGVAVNDCIESGRQAAARVLGTEPNS; this is translated from the exons ATGGACAGTCTCTGCCGTGGAGTGTTTGCAGGCAACAGCCGTGAGCTCAGCATCAGGTCCTGCTTTCCTAGTCTCTTCCAAGCTGAGCAAACCCACCGTTCCATATTACTGGGGCTGCTGCTGGGGGCAG GCCGGGGCCCACAGCTGGACTCAGCACTTATTCGCCAAGCTCGGGCTGAGCGCTGGAGCCAGTGGTCACTCCGTGGAGGGCTGGAGACATTGCCCCAGGCCCTCAACGCCCACCTGACTAGTAGGGGTGTCAGTGTTCTCCAAGGCCAGCCAGTCTGTGGGCTCAGTCTCCAGGCAGAAGGGCGCTGGAAG GTGTCTCTAGAGGACAGCAGCCTGGAGGCTGACCACATTATTAGTGCCATTCCAGCTTCAG TGCTCAGCAAGCTGCTCCCTGCTGAGGCTGCACCTCTGGCCCGTGCCCTGAGCACCATCACTGCTGTGTCTGTGGCTGTGGTGAATCTGCAGTACCGAGGAGCTCGTCTGCCTGTCCAG GGATTTGGACATTTGGTGCCTTCCTCAGAAGATCCAGTTATCCTGGGAATTGTGTATGACTCCGTTGCTTTCCCTGAGCAGGATGGGAGCCTGCCTGGCCTCAGACTGACT GTGATGCTGGGAGGTTCCTGGTTACAGACACTAGAAGCCAGGGGCTGTGTCTTATCTCAGGAACTGCTCCAACAGGAGGCAGAGAAAGCTGCTGCCACTCAATTAGGACTGAATGAGCCACCAAGTCACTGCTTGGTCCATCTACACAAG AACTCTATCCCCCAGTATACATTAGGCCACTGGCAAAAATTGG aGTCAGCTGCCCAATTCCTGGCTGCTCAGAAGCTGCCTTTGACTCTGGCCGGGGCCTCCTATGAGGGGGTTGCTGTCAATGATTGTATAGAGAGTGGGCGTCAGGCAGCAGCCCGTGTCTTAGGCACAGAACCTAACAGTTGA
- the B4GALT3 gene encoding beta-1,4-galactosyltransferase 3, whose product MLRRLLERPCTLALLVGSQLAVMMYLSLGGFRSLSALFGREQEPAFDYSHPHDVYSNLSHLPGAPVAPGGLPAPQGLPYCPERSPLLVGPVSVSFSPVPSLAEIVERNPRVEPGGRYRPARCEPRSRTAIIVPHRAREHHLRLLLYHLHPFLQRQQLAYGIYVIHQAGNGTFNRAKLLNVGVREALRDEEWDCLFLHDVDLLPENDHNLYVCDPRGPRHVAVAMNKFGYSLPYPQYFGGVSALTPDQYLKMNGFPNEYWGWGGEDDDIATRVRLAGMKISRPPTSVGHYKMVKHRGDKGNEENPHRFDLLVRTQNSWTQDGMNSLTYQLLSRELGPLYTNITADIGTDPRGPRTSSGPHYPPGSSQAFRQEMLHRRPPARPGPLPTANHTAPHGSH is encoded by the exons ATGTTGCGGAGGTTGCTGGAGCGGCCCTGCACCCTGGCCCTGCTTGTGGGCTCCCAGCTGGCAGTCATGATGTACCTGTCGTTGGGGGGCTTTCGAAGCCTCAGTGCCCTCTTTGGCCGAGAGCAGGAGCCGGCGTTTGACTATTCTCATCCCCATGATGTCTACAGTAACCTCAGTCACCTGCCTGGGGCCCCTGTTGCCCCAGGGGGCCTCCCAGCTCCTCAAGGCCTGCCATACTGTCCCGAACGATCTCCTCTCTTAG TGGGTCCCGTATCCGTGTCCTTTAGCCCAGTGCCATCGTTGGCAGAGATTGTGGAGAGGAATCCCCGGGTAGAACCGGGGGGCCGATACCGCCCTGCAAGGTGTGAGCCCCGGTCCCGGACAGCCATCATTGTGCCCCACCGTGCCCGGGAGCACCACTTGCGCCTGCTGCTCTACCACCTGCATCCGTTCCTGCAGCGCCAGCAGCTTGCTTATGGCATTTATGTCATCCACCAG GCTGGAAATGGAACATTTAACAGGGCAAAGCTGCTGAATGTTGGGGTGCGGGAGGCCCTGCGTGATGAAGAATGGGACTGCTTGTTCCTGCATGATGTGGATCTCCTGCCAGAGAACGACCACAATCTGTATGTGTGCGACCCCCGAGGACCTCGGCACGTTGCTGTTGCCATGAACAAGTTTGGATACAG CCTCCCGTATCCCCAGTACTTCGGCGGGGTCTCGGCGCTCACTCCTGACCAGTACCTGAAGATGAATGGTTTCCCCAATGAATACTGGGGCTGGGGTGGTGAGGATGATGACATAGCTACCAG GGTTCGCTTGGCTGGGATGAAGATCTCTCGTCCCCCCACATCTGTGGGACACTATAAGATGGTGAAGCACCGAGGAGATAAGGGCAACGAGGAAAACCCCCACAG ATTTGACCTCCTGGTCCGTACCCAGAATTCCTGGACTCAAGATGGAATGAACTCACTGACGTATCAGTTGCTGTCTCGAGAGCTGGGCCCTCTCTATACCAACATCACAGCAGACATTGGAACTGACCCTCGGGGTCCCCGGACTTCCTCTGGTCCCCATTACCCGCCTGGTTCTTCCCAAGCCTTCCGTCAGGAGATGTTGCATCGCCGGCCCCCAGCCAGGCCTGGCCCTCTGCCTACTGCCAACCACACAGCTCCCCATGGTTCACACTGA
- the ADAMTS4 gene encoding A disintegrin and metalloproteinase with thrombospondin motifs 4 — MSPSPQTAKRSFSKPGQGGLGAQMASVPPSCSISAMSQMDSHPGRGLADGWLWGIQPRLLLPTVPLSISRLVWLLLLASLLPSAWLASPLPREEEIVFPEKLNGSVLPGLGAPARLLYRLPAFGETLLLELEKDPGLQVEGLTVQYLGRAPELLGGAEPGTYLTGTINGDPESVASLHWDGGALLGVLQYRGTELHIQPLEGGAPNSAGGPGAHILRRKSPVSGQGPMCNVKAPPGKPSPSPRRAKRFASLSRFVETLVVADDKMAAFHGAGLKRYLLTVMAAAAKAFKHPSIRNPVSLVVTRLVVLGPGEEGPQVGPSAAQTLRSFCAWQRGLNTPDDADPDHFDTAILFTRQDLCGVSTCDTLGMADVGTVCDPARSCAIVEDDGLQSAFTAAHELGHVFSMLHDSSKQCAGLNGPESTSRHVMAPVMAHVDPEEPWSPCSARFITDFLDNGYGHCLLDKPEAPLHLPMTFPGKDYDADRQCQLTFGPDSRHCPQLPPPCAALWCSGHLNGHAMCQTKHSPWADGTPCGPAQACMGGRCLHVDQLQAFNVPQAGGWGPWGSWGDCSRSCGGGVQFSYRDCTRPVPRNGGKYCEGRRTRFRSCNTQDCPTGSALTFREEQCAAYNHRTDLFKNFPGPMDWVPRYTGVAPRDQCKLTCQTRALGYYYVLDPRVADGTPCSPDSSSVCVQGRCIHAGCDRVIGSKKKFDKCMVCGGDGSSCSKQSGSFKKFRYGYNNVVTIPAGATHILVRQQGSPGVRSLYLALKLPDGSYALNGEYTLIPSPKDVVLPGAVSLRYSGATAAVETLSGHGPLAEPLTLQVLVAGNPQNARLRYSFFVPRPAPSTPRPTPQDWLRRKAQILEILRRRSWAGRK; from the exons ATGAGTCCGAGCCCCCAGACTGCAAAGAGGAGCTTTTCGAAGCCGGGGCAGGGAGGACTTGGTGCCCAGATggcctcagtccctcccagctgCAGCATCAGTGCCATGTCCCAGATGGACTCGCATCCCGGGAGGGGCTTGGCGGACGGCTGGCTGTGGGGAATCCAACCCCGCCTGCTGCTCCCCACTGTGCCCCTCTCCATCTCCAGGCtagtgtggctgctgctgctagcctccctcctgccctcagcctggCTGGCCAGCCCCCTCCCCCGGGAGGAGGAGATCGTGTTTCCAGAGAAGCTCAACGGCAGCGTTCTGCCTGGTTTGGGCGCCCCTGCCAGGCTGTTGTACCGCTTGCCAGCCTTTGGGGAGACCCTGCTGCTAGAGCTGGAGAAGGACCCCGGCTTGCAGGTTGAGGGGCTGACGGTGCAATACTTGGGCCGGGCTCCTGAGCTGCTAGGTGGGGCGGAGCCAGGCACCTACCTCACCGGCACCATCAACGGAGATCCGGAGTCGGTGGCATCTCTCCACTGGGACGGGGGCGCACTTTTAGGGGTGCTGCAGTACCGAGGGACTGAACTCCACATCCAGCCCCTGGAGGGAGGCGCGCCTAACTCTGCTGGGGGGCCTGGGGCTCACATCCTACGCCGGAAGAGTCCTGTCAGCGGCCAGGGCCCCATGTGCAACGTCAAGGCTCCTCCCGGgaagcccagccccagcccccgaAGGGCTAAG CGCTTTGCCTCACTGAGCAGATTTGTGGAGACCCTGGTGGTGGCAGATGACAAGATGGCGGCATTCCACGGTGCAGGGCTCAAGCGCTACCTGCTGACAGTTATGGCAGCGGCAGCCAAGGCCTTCAAGCACCCGAGCATCCGCAACCCCGTCAGCTTGGTGGTGACTCGGCTAGTGGTTTTGGGGCCGGGTGAGGAAGGGCCCCAAGTGGGCCCCAGTGCCGCCCAGACCCTGCGCAGCTTCTGTGCCTGGCAGCGAGGACTCAACACCCCTGACGACGCGGACCCTGACCACTTTGACACAGCCATTCTGTTTACCCGGCAG GACCTGTGTGGAGTTTCCACCTGTGACACTCTAGGCATGGCTGACGTGGGCACCGTGTGTGACCCCGCCCGGAGCTGCGCCATCGTAGAGGATGACGGACTCCAGTCAGCCTTCACTGCTGCTCATGAACTGG GCCATGTCTTCAGCATGCTCCATGACAGCTCGAAGCAATGCGCTGGTCTGAACGGGCCTGAGAGCACCTCCCGCCACGTCATGGCTCCTGTGATGGCCCACGTGGATCCCGAGGAGCCCTGGTCCCCCTGCAGCGCCCGCTTCATCACTGACTTCCTAGACAATGGCTACG GGCACTGTCTCCTAGACAAGCCGGAGGCTCCCCTGCATCTGCCCATGACCTTCCCCGGCAAGGACTACGATGCTGACCGCCAGTGCCAGCTGACCTTTGGGCCTGACTCACGCCATTGTCCACAGCTGCCGCCACCCTGCGCTGCCCTCTGGTGCTCTGGCCATCTGAATGGCCATGCCATGTGCCAGACCAAGCACTCACCCTGGGCTGACGGTACTCCTTGCGGGCCCGCACAGGCTTGTATGGGTGGCCGCTGCCTCCATGTGGACCAGCTCCAGGCTTTCAAC GTCCCACAGGCTGGTGGCTGGGGTCCCTGGGGATCGTGGGGTGACTGCTCTCGGAGCTGTGGGGGTGGTGTCCAGTTCTCTTACCGGGACTGCACACGGCCTGTCCCCCGGAATGGTGGCAAGTACTGTGAGGGCCGCCGTACCCGCTTCCGTTCCTGCAACACCCAGGACTGCCCAACTGGCTCAG CGCTGACCTTCCGTGAAGAGCAGTGTGCTGCCTACAACCACCGCACTGACCTCTTCAAGAACTTCCCCGGGCCCATGGACTGGGTTCCTCGCTACACTGGTGTGGCCCCCCGGGACCAGTGCAAACTCACCTGCCAGACCCGGGCACTGGGCTACTATTACGTGCTGGACCCACGG GTGGCAGATGGGACCCCCTGCTCCCCGGACAGCTCCTCAGTCTGTGTCCAGGGCCGCTGCATCCATGCCGGCTGTGACCGCGTCATTGGCTCCAAAAAGAAGTTTGACAAGTGCATGGTGTGTGGTGGGGATGGTTCCAGCTGCAGCAAGCAGTCTGGCTCCTTCAAAAAATTCAG GTACGGATACAACAACGTGGTCACCATCCCCGCTGGGGCTACCCACATCCTGGTGCGGCAGCAGGGGAGCCCTGGCGTCCGGAGCCTCTACCTGGCCCTGAAGCTCCCCGATGGCTCCTACGCCCTCAACGGTGAATACACGCTGATACCGTCCCCCAAAGACGTGGTACTGCCCGGGGCAGTCAGCCTGCGCTACAGCGGGGCCACTGCAGCCGTGGAGACACTGTCAGGACACGGGCCCCTGGCTGAGCCCTTAACGCTGCAGGTCCTAGTGGCTGGCAACCCGCAGAACGCCCGCCTCCGATACAGCTTCTTCGTGCCCCGGCCGGCCCCCTCCACGCCACGCCCTACTCCCCAGGACTGGCTGCGCCGGAAGGCACAGATTCTGGAGATCCTCCGGCGGCGCTCCTGGGCCGGCAGGAAATAA